The genomic DNA GCACTGTAGGAAGTCACGAAAAACGCAATTTCTTGACAGAGAACTATGGCATTGAACCGTCGCGCATCTTCAGCTCAAGGGATACATCATTCCTACCTGACGTGTTGAATGTTACTTATGGAAGAGGTGTAGACGTTGTTCTTAACTCACTTTCAGGGGAACTACTACAGGCATCATGGCAGTGTGTTGCCGAGTTTGGGACAATGGTGGAAATTGGGAAGCGTGACTTTCGACGGCGCGCCACACTGGCGATGGCACCTTTCGAAGCGAATCGGACCTTCCTAGGAATCGAACTAGGACCTATTATCAAAGGATATCCTCGGAAAGCGTCAGCTCTCTTCGAGCGCTGTATTGAGTGGATACGCGCAGGGCGCATACCTGGACCGACTATATCGAGATCCTTTAAAGCGGTTCAGATTGAAGAAGCTCTGAGGGTGATGCAGGTAGGGAGTCACATTGGAAAGATTGTGATTGAGATGCCCGATGATTCCAGAGAGTTTGAAGGACAGCACAGTCGACAGAAGGCATCCTTGTCAACGATCCACTTCCGGTCAGATCGTACATACCTTTTGGTAGGTGGGCTTGGAGGCTTAGGGCGAGCATTAGCAGTTTGGATGGCAGAGAATGGAGCACGCTCTCTTGTGTTCCTATCAAGGTCTGCGAGAGAAGGACCTGAAGTTGATGGGGTGGTGCAAGACTTACGCTCACAAGGTTGTCGAGTATTATTGGTTGATGGTAGCGTCAGCAATATGGCAGACGTGCAAAGAGCTGTGAAAAATGAGAGTACTGCGGTGAGTCCTCTTGCAGGCGTCATTAACCTATCCATGGTCCTGAAAGATGTCGGTCTTCCTGATATGACATTTGGAGATTGGATCGCACCAATTGAGCCGAAGGTCCAAGGTACGTGGAACTTGCATCAGGCCACCGTACACAACAAGGAACTGGATTTTTTTATTCTCCTTTCCTCCTGTAGCGGTGTTATCGGGCAATGGGGTCAGGCCAATTACGCAGCGGCAAACACGTTCCTTGACGCTTTCGTACATTTCCGCCGGCAGCAGGGACTCGTTGCGTCCGTCATCGATCTTGGTGTTATGGGCGACGTTGGCTTCGTTTCGCAAAACCAGGGCATTCGCGAGAATCTGGACCGTATTGGCATGTACATCCTTAGGGAGCAGGACCTACTCAATGCTTTAATTCTGGCTCTGAAAAGATCCTCACTCGCTCCATCTGCCACTGCTGGACAGATTTGCGGCCAAAATAGCGATATGACGTACCGGAATCCAAGTCAGGTCCTCTTGGGCTTGAATAGCACAAGTCCAATCTCTTCACCACTCAACCGCGTGCCTTGGAGACGAGATGCACGTATGAGCATATACCATAACACCGCGATCTCAGACAATAGTGGTGGATATCAATACGGTCGAGCCAAGGCACAATCTTCTCAAAGTGACGATTTGCGCGCGAAGCTGGCATCGATGGCGAACAATGAGGACAAAATAGCCGCTATAGCTCGTTCGTTAGCAGCAGCATTGGCAGCTTTCCTCATCAAGGATGATGACAGTATCGCACTGAACAGACCATTGGAGCAGCTTGGTTTGGACTCACTAATCGCTTTGGAAATTCGTAACTGGATTCGCCAGAAACTCAAAGTAGAAATAAGCACTACTTCGATCATGCAAAGCTCATCGCTTTGTCGCCTAGCAGAAGATATTATCGGGCTACTAACTGGAGCTAGCTGTAGTACCGATGCAGCTTGTTAGCTAGTGTGCGCGTGCGCGGTGTGCACGGATTCGCGGCGCGCACACCGAACAACATGTTAACAATTTTGGAAATAATACTCTACATCGACGTACAAAGATGTCGCAGCCTATGCAAGACTGCAGAAGCAATGAATATAGCTGAGCCAAAGCAACAAGCCACTGTAACAGCAACAAGGATGCACTGCCTCAACAAGAAAAAGCAATAGCTATACACCAGAGATAAATGAAGATAGTAGATAGCAGTCACAATACACATCAGATTCAACGCACCTTCGCGTGCAACATAGAGCTATCGCTGCTGGCTCTGAGCCAAACGTTCTCCCTCTTAAGATCTTCCCACAGCACGTCCAGGATGCTCCGAAGCCTGGTAGACCTGCTAAGCAGGCAGAGGAGGTGAAGGAGCAGATGTTTCAACAAGTACGACGCGATAGATATGGACGAGAGAAGAGCTGTGCTGACCTTGCTGGTGGGCTCAGTCTCCAAGGAGTCGAAATCTCTGCCTCTACCGTCTGGAGGGTATTGAGAGCAGCAGGATACAGAAATACCAAGCCAACGAGGAAGCCTGGGTTGACACAGGAGATGAGGAGTGCTCGTCTTAAGTGGGCATTAGAGCATAAGGACTGGACGTTGGAGGACTGGAAGAATGTCATCTGGATAGATGAGACGTCCGTGGTAATCAACCACCGACGTGGGGGCTACAGAGTCTGGAGAAGGGCAGATGAGAGAGTAGTCAAGAGCTGCATCCGTGAGAGGTGGAAGGGATACTCTGAGTTTATGTTCTGGGGCTGTTTCTCGTACGACAAGAAAGGTCCATGCCATGTCTATCAGCCAGAGACAAAGGCAGAGAAAGAGGATGCTGCTCGTCGGATTGAGCAGCTAAACGCTGAGCTTGAGCCTCTACAGAGAGAGGAGTGGGAGCTGTTAGAGTCTATGAGGAGAATAGGGCTACGTAATAAGCGTGGCAGGAAGCCTCAATGGAGATGGACAGAGAAGACAGGCAAGCTGATGCGCACGTCTGGAGGTGGCATAGACTGGTGGAGACGTCAGACCTGCGTTCTCATCCCAAAGCTGATTCCTTTCGCCAAAGAATGCCTCTAAGATAGACCTCAGACTGTTGTAATGGAGGATAAGGCACCTAGCCACGCCCACCACTATCAGAGTGTGATCTATCGCCTGCACGACGTTGAGAGACTACTCTGGTGTGATAACTCGCCAGACTGTAACTGTATTGAGCCATGCTGGTTCTGTATAAAAAAAGGAGACAACGCTAAAGGGAGCTCCTAAATCAAGGGCTGAGGCAGTCAGAGTCTGGCAAAATTGCTGGAGAGATCTCTCGCAACTTAAGATCCAAGCCTGGATTGAGTGAATTCTTGTATACATTCAAAAGATAATTGAGCTACAAGGTGGCAATGAGTATATAGAGGGGAGAGACAAGCCTCGGCTAAGGCGGCAGTACTTCGGCTAGATTATTCTTGGTAGACAATacttttgaaaggcacctcTGTAACTGAGCCATACATATCAAAGCAGCTGCACTAACGTAAGCCACCACCGAGCGCCCGCCCCCACCGAACGCCCGCGAACACGCATTTACACCACCTACTTTATGAGGCTGTAGAGCCACCCACAACAGCTATTATCACGAGATTTTCTGGTGTCGCTGTCGCATGAGGTATTGGAGTAGATTGAATTAAATAGAATTACGTAATTACTTTGTGGGTCGGCTTGATTTGCCGGCCAGAGCGTGAAGTAGCCATCACCACCAGCTCCTCCACACCACCTGCAGCAGGCTCTCCATCCACCTCTACACTCTGCACTGCAACTTGAAGCTTGAGGCTGCGCCTCTTACCCTTTTGGGACAATTTGAGATCGTTCTGGAGTTGCTTTTTGAGCTGCCTTGCCATCTGATCTTCCTTGCAGGCAAGGCGCTTTTGTTCAGCTTCATGGTCCCGcttctcctttgccacaacTCTGTTAAGACGACGCTCTTCAAGCTGTTGAGCCTTAGCAAGCTTTTGCTGCTCTCTCAGCTTCATGGTCTCAGTTTTCTGGTATTGAGCCGCCTGTTCTTCAAGGTCTTTTTGCTCCTGGCGTTGACGAGCTTGCTCTACCTTTGTAGGTGACCAGAATTGAGCTCCACCATTTGAATTTTCAGGCGGCAGCAGTAATAAAGCTTTGCCACGCTGCC from Pyrenophora tritici-repentis strain M4 chromosome 8, whole genome shotgun sequence includes the following:
- a CDS encoding fatty acid synthase S-acetyltransferase, yielding MADVQRAVKNESTAVSPLAGVINLSMVLKDVGLPDMTFGDWIAPIEPKVQGTWNLHQATVHNKELDFFILLSSCSGVIGQWGQANYAAANTFLDAFVHFRRQQGLVASVIDLGVMGDVGFVSQNQGIRENLDRIGMYILREQDLLNALILALKRSSLAPSATAGQICGQNSDMTYRNPSQVLLGLNSTSPISSPLNRVPWRRDARMSIYHNTAISDNSGGYQYGRAKAQSSQSDDLRAKLASMANNEDKIAAIARSLAAALAAFLIKDDDSIALNRPLEQLGLDSLIALEIRNWIRQKLKVEISTTSIMQSSSLCRLAEDIIGLLTGASCSTDAAC